TAAAAAAAATTACATCGCTTTGCTTTGCGGACGCTACAAGGATATTGATTATCGAATTCGGGAGCATCTTGTTGTACGTGAAATTTCTATCGGTGATTATATTCTATCTGGCGGTGAAATCCCGGCAATGACCATAGTTGATACCCTTGCCAGACTGCAAGAAGGTGTGCTATCCCACTTTGAATCAGCCCAAACAGATTCTTTTCAGGATTCGGAGCTGGATTGTATTTATTACACCCGTCCCAGAGAATTTCGAGGTCATTCTGTTCCGGAAATTTTACTCTCCGGCAATCACCGGAAAATAGCCGAGTGGGAACAAACTAAACGAGCAGAATTCACAAAGATCTACCAAGAGAGAAATCGTGATAAATAATCTCTTCCTCGGCTTGGTGCATTATCCGGTTTACAATAAGCACAATGAAACTGTTTCTACTTCTATAACGAATTTGGATGTTCACGATATCTCCAGAACGTGTTTGACTTACGGAGTGAAACAATTTTTTATCATAAATCCTCAAGATTCTCAAAGGCAAATATTTTTCCGGCTAAAAAAATTTTGGGATACAGATATTGCGAAAGAATATAATATTTCTAGATTCAATGCATTTAACATCATTAAATTTTCCGATTCAATCGAAGAAGCAACAAAACTGATAAAAATGGAGTTCAAAACAAACCCGATCCTGATCACGACTTCTGCTCGATCATTCAAAAATACGGTTAATTCAGATAATATAAAAAATATTTTGCAACTGGATTCCCCCAAACTAATTCTCTTTGGCACCGCTCACGGGCTTACTGAGGATGTAATCGAAAAGAGTGATTTCCTTTTAGAAAAAATTTCAGGTGTTTCCGAATATAATCATCTGTCTGTAAGGAGTGCTGTTGCCATAACACTTGACAGACTATTCCGCGTTTGCAAATAGAGGCATAAAAATACTTAAAAGTATTCATTATTTTAAAATATAATATTGAGGTAACAAAATGGACATATTAAATATAGTTGGAAACGAAGGTATTGGTCACGATATGCCGGATTTCAGAGCAGGTGACACGGTTAAAGTGCACTATACATTTATTGAAAACGAAAAAAAACGAACACAAATTTTTCGAGGTATCATCCTTCAAAAACGCGGTTCAGGTATAAACAAAACTTTTACTGTCCGAAAGATCAGTTACGGTGTAGCAGTTGAAAAGGTATTTCCTTTATATTCACCTTTGATTGATAAAATCGAGATACTTTCTCGCGGACATACTCGCAGAGCAAAACTCTTTTACATTA
This Candidatus Cloacimonadota bacterium DNA region includes the following protein-coding sequences:
- the rplS gene encoding 50S ribosomal protein L19, coding for MDILNIVGNEGIGHDMPDFRAGDTVKVHYTFIENEKKRTQIFRGIILQKRGSGINKTFTVRKISYGVAVEKVFPLYSPLIDKIEILSRGHTRRAKLFYIRDKKGKKSKIRISKKRTLKEIQKAKQ
- a CDS encoding RNA methyltransferase, translating into MINNLFLGLVHYPVYNKHNETVSTSITNLDVHDISRTCLTYGVKQFFIINPQDSQRQIFFRLKKFWDTDIAKEYNISRFNAFNIIKFSDSIEEATKLIKMEFKTNPILITTSARSFKNTVNSDNIKNILQLDSPKLILFGTAHGLTEDVIEKSDFLLEKISGVSEYNHLSVRSAVAITLDRLFRVCK
- the trmD gene encoding tRNA (guanosine(37)-N1)-methyltransferase TrmD, which codes for MQIDILTIFPEMFYSPFSHSIIKRAIDKGKLSIDFIDFREFSTSKHHKVDDYPFGGAKGMVLKPEPIFRAVDFLKKKRSKLLDGKKFPLIYLSPHGEKYNQNIANEFSKKNYIALLCGRYKDIDYRIREHLVVREISIGDYILSGGEIPAMTIVDTLARLQEGVLSHFESAQTDSFQDSELDCIYYTRPREFRGHSVPEILLSGNHRKIAEWEQTKRAEFTKIYQERNRDK